From the Leptospira biflexa serovar Patoc strain 'Patoc 1 (Paris)' genome, one window contains:
- a CDS encoding C40 family peptidase, which yields MSLVPFIRSFIRTYLFLGFLLPSVLFAQNLDSLLESGYNKQETLLIRSEIRKKLGDRTNQKEIQNIIQSLRVWAVFESMPATEFALEVERFVILADHGYQWEETEDLIPYFITAKPNKTEIPYLGKFYREMKLSQVPEDEILQFFQIAKKRRWSGDTVFVAGRFYVLLRKSEPNSSLIFNVLENKLPKKITSLSSEKQKKLFSEFKAESKADPNESNWKLVVEDILAVLSGKNSLNDFKVSDRRTEIIWNEEGEWITKERPRLDPSLIFIEEQSNQTTVTTTNEGQKESKRKLVDPVGRQWVGTPYLYGGYSKRGIDCSGLTKSILTDPKIGMKGKAIPRSAKDQSLIGKFVPREKQTIGNLVFFSASPNAKKITHVGLVLDNGNFIHASTSRGVVVQSLEEKWWKERYVTGRDIFTGNN from the coding sequence ATGTCCTTAGTTCCTTTCATCCGTTCCTTTATTAGAACTTATTTGTTTTTGGGATTCCTATTGCCTTCCGTTTTGTTTGCACAAAACCTCGACAGCTTACTTGAGTCAGGTTATAACAAACAAGAAACTTTACTCATCAGGAGTGAGATCCGAAAAAAACTAGGAGACCGCACCAACCAAAAAGAAATCCAAAACATCATCCAATCCCTGCGAGTTTGGGCCGTCTTTGAGTCGATGCCAGCTACTGAGTTTGCATTGGAGGTAGAACGGTTTGTGATTTTGGCTGACCATGGCTATCAGTGGGAAGAAACGGAAGACCTGATTCCGTATTTTATTACCGCAAAACCAAACAAAACAGAAATTCCTTATCTTGGAAAATTCTATCGTGAGATGAAGTTAAGCCAAGTACCAGAAGATGAGATCTTACAGTTTTTCCAAATCGCAAAAAAAAGGCGATGGAGTGGGGATACAGTTTTTGTTGCAGGTAGATTCTATGTCCTACTTCGGAAATCAGAGCCTAATTCTAGTTTGATTTTCAACGTTTTGGAAAATAAATTACCTAAAAAAATAACTTCACTCAGTTCCGAAAAACAAAAGAAACTCTTTTCTGAATTCAAAGCAGAATCAAAAGCAGATCCGAATGAATCCAATTGGAAATTGGTGGTGGAGGATATATTGGCTGTGTTATCTGGAAAAAATTCCTTGAATGATTTTAAGGTATCAGATCGTAGAACAGAGATCATCTGGAATGAAGAAGGGGAATGGATCACGAAAGAACGCCCTAGACTTGACCCTAGTCTTATTTTTATCGAGGAACAATCGAACCAAACGACTGTCACAACCACAAACGAAGGCCAAAAGGAATCCAAACGAAAATTGGTTGATCCCGTAGGAAGGCAGTGGGTCGGTACACCTTACCTGTATGGAGGGTATTCCAAACGGGGGATTGATTGTTCTGGTCTCACCAAATCCATATTAACCGATCCAAAAATTGGTATGAAGGGAAAGGCCATACCTCGTTCTGCAAAAGACCAGTCCCTCATCGGCAAATTTGTTCCAAGAGAAAAACAAACAATAGGCAATTTAGTTTTTTTCTCCGCCTCACCGAATGCCAAAAAAATCACTCATGTAGGACTTGTTTTGGATAATGGAAATTTCATTCATGCATCCACAAGCAGAGGGGTTGTGGTCCAATCTCTAGAGGAAAAATGGTGGAAGGAACGGTATGTGACAGGAAGAGATATCTTTACAGGTAACAATTGA
- a CDS encoding patatin-like phospholipase family protein has protein sequence MAKKKALVLSGGGARGAYQAGVLRYLEEIHWKPDIICGTSVGAINACAIGSGMDSKQLSELWLKLNQKHIMRYSIWNMIKGFFRKKYYPLVETYPLKKFIHEHLDFTSLNQSQIKVIITAVNILTSELRFFENPSLRIEHLLASSAIPMIFPWQEIDGEPYWDGGVMANTPILPALTHEASDIVVVLLSPVGSSTIMETPVTKDEALERLFELYLLGSYKSVEQGLEYRKSVMDGLTSIENFFLSLRTQFTKAKISVIAPKQMLGLGSILNFKKEQAEKLLAQGYEDARDFFQKKSQKK, from the coding sequence ATGGCAAAAAAGAAAGCATTGGTTCTCTCGGGTGGTGGGGCAAGAGGAGCCTACCAAGCAGGTGTTTTACGGTATTTAGAAGAAATCCATTGGAAACCCGACATCATTTGTGGGACTTCTGTTGGCGCCATCAATGCCTGTGCCATCGGTTCAGGAATGGATTCGAAGCAATTGTCGGAGTTATGGTTAAAACTCAACCAAAAACACATCATGCGGTATTCGATATGGAATATGATCAAAGGTTTTTTTCGTAAAAAATACTATCCACTCGTTGAAACCTATCCTTTGAAAAAATTCATCCATGAACATCTGGATTTTACCTCTTTAAACCAGTCGCAAATAAAAGTCATCATCACTGCTGTGAATATCCTCACTTCAGAACTTCGGTTTTTTGAAAACCCAAGTTTACGGATCGAACATTTACTGGCCTCGTCTGCGATTCCCATGATTTTCCCTTGGCAGGAGATCGACGGGGAACCGTATTGGGATGGTGGTGTGATGGCAAATACGCCCATCTTACCTGCATTAACTCATGAGGCATCAGACATCGTTGTTGTTTTACTTTCGCCAGTGGGAAGTTCAACCATTATGGAAACTCCAGTGACAAAGGATGAAGCGTTGGAGCGACTCTTTGAATTGTATTTACTTGGATCCTACAAAAGTGTGGAACAAGGATTGGAATATCGAAAGTCGGTAATGGACGGTCTCACATCGATTGAGAATTTTTTTCTAAGTTTAAGAACTCAATTCACAAAAGCAAAAATTTCTGTCATTGCTCCCAAACAAATGTTAGGCCTAGGAAGTATCTTAAATTTTAAAAAGGAACAAGCAGAAAAACTTTTGGCCCAGGGTTATGAAGATGCCAGGGATTTTTTCCAAAAAAAATCCCAAAAGAAGTAA